A single Glycine soja cultivar W05 chromosome 14, ASM419377v2, whole genome shotgun sequence DNA region contains:
- the LOC114383987 gene encoding LOW QUALITY PROTEIN: probable aldo-keto reductase 1 (The sequence of the model RefSeq protein was modified relative to this genomic sequence to represent the inferred CDS: inserted 2 bases in 2 codons), protein MEQALKQLPREKIHVATKFGITVAKFPNFQIKGTPKYVRSCCEASLKRLVVEYIDLYYQHIIDQTIPIEEAVGELKKLVEEGKVKYIGLSEASPYTITRAHAIHPXTALQIKWXLWTHDIEQEIIPLSRELGIGIVAYSLVGRGFFGAKG, encoded by the exons ATGGAGCAGGCTTTGAAGCAGTTACCTAGAGAAAAGATCCATGTAGCCACGAAATTTGGCATTACAGTAGCAAAATTTCCTAATTTTCAAATCAAAGGGACACCAAAGTATGTGCGGTCGTGTTGTGAAGCAAGCTTAAAACGCCTTGTTGTTGAATACATTGATCTCTATTATCAGCACATAATTGACCAAACAATACCTATAGAGGAAGCA GTGGGTGAACTTAAGAAACTTGTGGAAGAGGGTAAAGTCAAGTATATAGGGTTATCTGAAGCGAGTCCATATACAATAACAAGAGCACATGCAATTCATC TGACTGCTTTACAAATAAAGT AACTATGGACTCATGACATTGAACAGGAGATAATTCCTCTCAGCAG GGAGCTTGGCATTGGAATTGTAGCATATAGCCTTGTTGGTCGAGGCTTTTTTGGTGCCAAAGGTTGA
- the LOC114382982 gene encoding glutathione S-transferase TCHQD-like isoform X1 — protein MQLYHHPLDLESQRVRLALEEEGVDYTSHHVNPITAKNLDSTFFKMNRHGRVPVFQNGSHIIYNTIDIIQYIERIAVVSSGAESISASSREVIEWMQKIQDWDPKIFTLSHIPEKYRLYVSKFIRQVAIARMSESPELASDYHRKLKEAYETEEKLKEADVLRRSKDHLVRLLDEVERQLSETPHLAGQEFTMADVMLVPVLARLELLDLENEYIIGRPNIAEYWILVQQRLSYKKVIGEGMLVKVARLQKILWLSIETIHALQSSSIKRIKERIVCSY, from the exons ATGCAGTTATATCATCATCCCTTGGATTTGGAAAGCCAGAGGGTGAGACTTGCATTGGAGGAGGAGGGTGTAGATTATACATCTCACCATGTCAATCCCATTACTGCCAAGAACTTGGATTCCACTTTCTTCAAGATGAATCGCCATGGAAGAGTCCCGGTTTTCCAAAATGGCTCTCACATCATTTACAATACTATTGATATAATCCA GTACATAGAAAGAATTGCTGTGGTTTCCTCAGGGGCTGAGAGTATCAGCGCCAGTAGCAGGGAAGTGATTGAATGGATGCAGAAGATACAAGACTGGGACCCCAAAATTTTCACACTTTCACACATACCCGAGAAATACCGCCTTTATGTTTCCAAGTTCATAAGGCAAGTGGCAATTGCTCGCATGTCCGAGTCACCTGAATTAGCAAGTGATTACCATAGGAAGTTGAAAGAAGCCTACGAGACTGAAGAGAAATTGAAAGAAGCAGATGTTTTGAGAAGGAGCAAGGATCATTTGGTTAGACTGCTTGATGAGGTGGAGAGGCAGCTGAGTGAAACACCTCATTTGGCAGGTCAAGAGTTTACCATGGCTGATGTGATGCTTGTTCCAGTATTAGCTCGTTTAGAACTCTTGGATTTAGAGAATGAGTACATAATTGGAAGGCCAAACATTGCTGAGTACTGGATTTTGGTTCAGCAAAGGCTTAGTTACAAAAAGGTGATTG GGGAAGGGATGCTTGTCAAAGTGGCCAGGCTGCAAAAgattttgtggctgagtattgaAACAATTCATGCATTGCAATCTTCATCTATCAAAAGAATTAAGGAAAGGATAGTATGTTCATACTGA
- the LOC114382982 gene encoding glutathione S-transferase TCHQD-like isoform X2: MQLYHHPLDLESQRVRLALEEEGVDYTSHHVNPITAKNLDSTFFKMNRHGRVPVFQNGSHIIYNTIDIIQYIERIAVVSSGAESISASSREVIEWMQKIQDWDPKIFTLSHIPEKYRLYVSKFIRQVAIARMSESPELASDYHRKLKEAYETEEKLKEADVLRRSKDHLVRLLDEVERQLSETPHLAGQEFTMADVMLVPVLARLELLDLENEYIIGRPNIAEYWILVQQRLSYKKVIGKYFNGWRKHRTLLKAWFLVRIRSLLKRY; this comes from the exons ATGCAGTTATATCATCATCCCTTGGATTTGGAAAGCCAGAGGGTGAGACTTGCATTGGAGGAGGAGGGTGTAGATTATACATCTCACCATGTCAATCCCATTACTGCCAAGAACTTGGATTCCACTTTCTTCAAGATGAATCGCCATGGAAGAGTCCCGGTTTTCCAAAATGGCTCTCACATCATTTACAATACTATTGATATAATCCA GTACATAGAAAGAATTGCTGTGGTTTCCTCAGGGGCTGAGAGTATCAGCGCCAGTAGCAGGGAAGTGATTGAATGGATGCAGAAGATACAAGACTGGGACCCCAAAATTTTCACACTTTCACACATACCCGAGAAATACCGCCTTTATGTTTCCAAGTTCATAAGGCAAGTGGCAATTGCTCGCATGTCCGAGTCACCTGAATTAGCAAGTGATTACCATAGGAAGTTGAAAGAAGCCTACGAGACTGAAGAGAAATTGAAAGAAGCAGATGTTTTGAGAAGGAGCAAGGATCATTTGGTTAGACTGCTTGATGAGGTGGAGAGGCAGCTGAGTGAAACACCTCATTTGGCAGGTCAAGAGTTTACCATGGCTGATGTGATGCTTGTTCCAGTATTAGCTCGTTTAGAACTCTTGGATTTAGAGAATGAGTACATAATTGGAAGGCCAAACATTGCTGAGTACTGGATTTTGGTTCAGCAAAGGCTTAGTTACAAAAAGGTGATTGGTAAGTACTTTAATGGTTGGAGAAAGCACAGAACACTATTAAAAGCATGGTTCTTAGTTCGTATTAGAAGTTTGTTGAAAAGGTACTAG